From a single Streptomyces rubradiris genomic region:
- the secA gene encoding preprotein translocase subunit SecA produces MSVLSKIMRAGEGKILRKLHRIADQVNSIEEDFVDLSDAELRALTDEYKQRYADGESLDDLLPEAFATVREAAKRVLGQRHYDVQLMGGAALHLGYVAEMKTGEGKTLVGTLPAYLNALSGDGVHIVTVNDYLAERDSEMMGRVHKFLGLDVGCILASMTPAQRREQYACDITYGTNNEFGFDYLRDNMAWSKDELVQRGHNFAIVDEVDSILIDEARTPLIISGPADQATKWYGDFAKLVTRLKRGEAGNPLKGIEETGDYDVDEKKRTVAIHESGVGKVEDWLGIDNLYESVNTPLVGYLNNAIKAKELFKRDKDYVVIDGEVMIVDEHTGRILAGRRYNEGMHQAIEAKEGVEIKDENQTLATITLQNFFRLYNKLSGMTGTAMTEAAEFHQIYKLGVVPIPTNRPMIRKDQSDLIYRTEVAKFEAVVDDIAEKHEKGQPILVGTTSVEKSEYLSQQLSKRGIQHEVLNAKHHEREAQIVAQAGRKGAVTVATNMAGRGTDIKLGGNPEDLAEAELRQRGLDPEEHIEEWAAALPAALEKAEQAVKAEKEEVESLGGLYVLGTERHESRRIDNQLRGRSGRQGDPGESRFYLSLGDDLMRLFKAQMVERVMSMANVPDDVPIENKMVTRAIASAQAQVETQNFETRKNVLKYDEVLNRQREVIYGERRRVLEGEDLHEQIRHFMDDTIEAYVTAETSEGFPEDWDLDRLWGAFRQLYPVKVTIEELEEAAGDRAGLTAEFIIESIKEDIHEQYEAREAQLGSEIMRELERRVVLSVLDRKWREHLYEMDYLQEGIGLRAMAQKDPLVEYQREGFDMFTAMMDGIKEESVGYLFNLEVQVEQQVEEVPVEAQAQPAGEGAQDTVPAQATARPEIRAKGLDVPQRRELHFSAPTVDGEGGIVERDLEDEEPVRSESDGLTRAERRRQAKGGRRRKK; encoded by the coding sequence GTGTCCGTCCTCTCGAAGATCATGCGTGCAGGCGAAGGCAAGATCCTGCGCAAGCTGCACCGCATCGCGGACCAGGTCAACTCCATCGAAGAGGACTTCGTCGACCTCTCCGACGCCGAGCTGCGGGCCCTCACCGATGAGTACAAGCAGCGGTACGCCGACGGCGAGAGCCTCGACGACCTGCTCCCCGAGGCGTTCGCCACGGTCCGCGAGGCCGCCAAGCGGGTCCTCGGCCAGCGGCACTACGACGTGCAGCTGATGGGCGGCGCCGCGCTCCACCTCGGCTATGTGGCCGAGATGAAGACCGGTGAGGGCAAGACCCTCGTGGGCACCCTGCCCGCCTATCTGAACGCGCTGTCCGGCGACGGCGTGCACATCGTCACGGTCAACGACTATCTGGCCGAGCGCGACTCCGAGATGATGGGCCGCGTCCACAAGTTCCTGGGCCTGGACGTCGGCTGCATCCTCGCCAGCATGACCCCGGCCCAGCGCCGCGAGCAGTACGCGTGCGACATCACCTACGGCACGAACAACGAGTTCGGCTTCGACTACCTGCGCGACAACATGGCGTGGTCGAAGGACGAGCTGGTGCAGCGCGGCCACAACTTCGCCATCGTGGACGAGGTCGACTCCATCCTCATCGACGAGGCCCGTACGCCGCTGATCATCTCCGGCCCGGCCGACCAGGCCACCAAGTGGTACGGCGACTTCGCCAAGCTGGTCACCCGCCTCAAGCGCGGCGAGGCCGGCAACCCCCTCAAGGGCATCGAGGAGACCGGCGACTACGACGTCGACGAGAAGAAGCGCACGGTCGCCATCCACGAGTCCGGTGTCGGCAAGGTCGAGGACTGGCTGGGCATCGACAACCTCTACGAGTCGGTGAACACCCCGCTCGTGGGTTATCTGAACAACGCCATCAAGGCCAAGGAACTGTTCAAGCGCGACAAGGACTACGTCGTCATCGACGGCGAGGTCATGATCGTCGACGAGCACACCGGCCGCATCCTCGCCGGCCGCCGCTACAACGAGGGCATGCACCAGGCGATCGAGGCGAAGGAAGGGGTGGAGATCAAGGACGAGAACCAGACGCTCGCCACGATCACCCTGCAGAACTTCTTCCGCCTCTACAACAAGCTCTCCGGCATGACCGGTACGGCGATGACTGAGGCCGCCGAGTTCCACCAGATCTACAAGCTCGGCGTGGTCCCGATCCCGACCAACCGGCCGATGATCCGCAAGGACCAGTCGGACCTGATCTACCGCACCGAGGTGGCCAAGTTCGAGGCGGTCGTGGACGACATCGCCGAGAAGCACGAGAAGGGCCAGCCGATCCTCGTCGGCACGACCTCCGTCGAGAAGTCGGAGTACCTCTCGCAGCAGCTCAGCAAGCGCGGCATCCAGCACGAGGTGCTGAACGCCAAGCACCACGAGCGCGAGGCGCAGATCGTGGCCCAGGCGGGCCGCAAGGGCGCGGTGACGGTGGCCACCAACATGGCCGGCCGTGGTACGGACATCAAGCTCGGCGGCAACCCCGAGGACCTCGCCGAGGCGGAGCTGCGCCAGCGCGGCCTCGACCCCGAGGAGCACATCGAGGAGTGGGCCGCGGCCCTGCCCGCCGCCCTGGAGAAGGCCGAGCAGGCCGTCAAGGCGGAGAAGGAGGAGGTGGAGTCGCTCGGCGGCCTCTACGTCCTCGGTACCGAGCGGCACGAGTCGCGGCGCATCGACAACCAGCTGCGCGGCCGTTCCGGCCGTCAGGGCGACCCGGGCGAGTCCCGCTTCTACCTCTCGCTGGGCGACGACCTGATGCGCCTGTTCAAGGCCCAGATGGTCGAGCGCGTGATGTCCATGGCCAACGTGCCGGACGACGTGCCGATCGAGAACAAGATGGTCACCCGCGCCATCGCGTCCGCGCAGGCACAGGTCGAGACGCAGAACTTCGAGACCCGTAAGAACGTCCTGAAGTACGACGAGGTGCTCAACCGGCAGCGTGAGGTCATCTACGGCGAGCGCCGCCGCGTCCTGGAGGGCGAGGACCTGCACGAGCAGATCCGGCACTTCATGGACGACACGATCGAGGCGTACGTCACCGCGGAGACCTCCGAGGGCTTCCCCGAGGACTGGGACCTGGACCGGCTGTGGGGCGCCTTCCGGCAGCTGTACCCGGTGAAGGTCACCATCGAGGAACTGGAGGAGGCGGCCGGCGACCGGGCCGGTCTGACCGCCGAGTTCATCATCGAGTCCATCAAGGAGGACATCCACGAGCAGTACGAGGCCCGCGAGGCGCAGCTCGGCTCCGAGATCATGCGTGAGCTGGAGCGCCGGGTCGTGCTGTCGGTCCTGGACCGCAAGTGGCGCGAGCACCTCTACGAGATGGACTACCTCCAGGAGGGCATCGGCCTGCGCGCGATGGCGCAGAAGGACCCGCTGGTCGAGTACCAGCGCGAGGGCTTCGACATGTTCACCGCGATGATGGACGGCATCAAGGAGGAGTCCGTCGGCTACCTGTTCAACCTGGAGGTCCAGGTCGAGCAGCAGGTCGAGGAGGTCCCGGTCGAGGCGCAGGCCCAGCCGGCCGGCGAGGGCGCGCAGGACACGGTGCCGGCGCAGGCGACCGCCCGCCCCGAGATCCGCGCGAAGGGACTGGACGTTCCGCAGCGCCGGGAGCTGCACTTCTCCGCGCCGACGGTGGACGGCGAGGGCGGCATCGTGGAGCGGGACCTGGAGGACGAGGAGCCGGTGCGCTCCGAGTCGGACGGGCTGACCCGGGCGGAGCGGCGGCGGCAGGCCAAGGGCGGCCGGCGCCGTAAGAAGTGA
- a CDS encoding response regulator — protein sequence MADTFGPMRDGDADDAVIGRDPGADAPRKEPIRVLVVDDHALFRRGLEIVLAAEEDIQVVGEAGDGAEAVDKAADLLPDIVLMDVRMPKRGGIEACTSIKEVAPSAKIIMLTISDEEADLYDAIKAGATGYLLKEISTDEVATAIRAVADGQSQISPSMASKLLTEFKSMIQRTDERRLVPAPRLTDRELEVLKLVATGMNNRDIAKELFISENTVKNHVRNILEKLQLHSRMEAVVYAMREKILEIR from the coding sequence ATGGCGGACACCTTCGGACCGATGCGGGACGGGGACGCCGACGACGCTGTCATCGGCAGGGACCCCGGCGCGGACGCGCCGCGCAAGGAGCCGATCAGAGTCCTGGTCGTGGACGACCACGCCCTCTTCCGGCGCGGCCTGGAGATCGTGCTCGCGGCCGAGGAGGACATCCAGGTCGTCGGCGAGGCGGGCGACGGCGCCGAGGCCGTCGACAAGGCCGCCGACCTGCTGCCCGACATCGTCCTGATGGACGTCCGTATGCCCAAGCGCGGCGGGATCGAGGCCTGCACCTCCATCAAGGAGGTGGCCCCCAGCGCGAAGATCATCATGTTGACGATCAGCGACGAGGAGGCCGACCTCTACGACGCGATCAAGGCGGGTGCGACCGGATACCTCCTCAAGGAGATCTCGACCGACGAGGTGGCCACCGCCATTCGCGCGGTGGCCGACGGGCAGTCGCAGATCAGTCCGTCGATGGCGTCCAAACTCCTCACCGAGTTCAAGTCGATGATCCAGCGCACCGACGAGCGCCGGCTGGTGCCCGCGCCCCGGCTCACCGATCGGGAGCTGGAGGTCCTCAAACTCGTCGCGACGGGCATGAACAACCGGGACATCGCCAAGGAGTTGTTCATCTCCGAGAACACCGTGAAGAACCACGTCCGCAACATCCTGGAGAAGCTCCAGCTGCACTCCAGGATGGAGGCCGTGGTCTACGCGATGCGGGAGAAGATCCTGGAGATCCGCTAG
- a CDS encoding ComF family protein, with the protein MRGWWQDLTDLVLPADCAGCGAPRTALCPRCRATLDGGVPRRARPVPEPAGLPVVHAVAPYAGEVRALLLAHKERGVLALAGALGVALARAVRAGLGADGEDVGGLGPGVGLGAAGGAGGGPAGHFWREPLLLVPVPSARWAVRARGHDPVRRMALAAARELRRTGTPARVAAVLRQRRAVADQAGLDAPGRRANLAGALEVTAGGGPLLGDGRRVVLVDDLMTTGASLAEAARALRETAVSGANGGTAVYRAITREGREERRIGSEQERTESVHSAPEKAMPNARARMPRAAVIAAPADSLEINRN; encoded by the coding sequence ATGCGGGGGTGGTGGCAGGACCTCACCGACCTGGTGCTGCCGGCCGACTGCGCGGGCTGCGGGGCACCTCGTACGGCGCTGTGCCCGCGGTGCCGGGCCACGCTGGACGGGGGCGTGCCGCGGCGGGCACGGCCGGTGCCGGAGCCGGCCGGGCTGCCGGTGGTGCACGCGGTGGCCCCCTACGCGGGGGAGGTGCGCGCGCTGCTGCTGGCCCACAAGGAGCGGGGCGTGCTGGCTCTCGCGGGAGCGCTGGGCGTGGCGCTGGCGCGGGCTGTACGGGCGGGCCTCGGGGCGGATGGCGAGGACGTGGGCGGCCTCGGCCCCGGCGTCGGCCTCGGTGCGGCCGGGGGTGCCGGTGGCGGGCCGGCGGGGCACTTCTGGCGGGAACCCCTGCTGCTGGTGCCCGTGCCTTCCGCGCGGTGGGCGGTGCGGGCGCGGGGGCACGATCCCGTGCGGCGGATGGCGCTCGCGGCGGCGCGGGAGCTGCGGCGCACCGGGACGCCGGCCCGGGTGGCGGCCGTGCTGCGGCAGCGGCGGGCCGTCGCGGACCAGGCGGGGCTGGACGCGCCGGGGCGCCGGGCGAACCTCGCCGGGGCGCTGGAGGTGACCGCGGGAGGCGGCCCGCTGCTCGGCGACGGCCGGCGCGTCGTCCTCGTCGACGATCTGATGACGACGGGCGCCAGTCTCGCGGAGGCGGCGCGGGCGCTGCGGGAGACCGCGGTATCCGGCGCCAATGGCGGAACGGCCGTGTATCGGGCCATAACTCGGGAAGGTAGGGAGGAACGACGGATCGGTTCAGAGCAGGAGAGGACGGAGTCGGTGCACAGTGCACCGGAAAAGGCGATGCCGAACGCCCGCGCGCGGATGCCGCGTGCCGCCGTGATCGCCGCTCCCGCCGATTCCCTGGAAATAAACAGGAACTGA
- a CDS encoding GNAT family N-acetyltransferase — protein sequence MEHVTLTTDRLVLRPVGPEDTAAVYAAAQDPGIQRWTTVPSPYLPEHAAGFTERTVPDGWAQGSMFTFGVFLTSGELAGMLGLTTRSPGTAEIGFWAAKEHRGRGYVVEATLTACRWAFTEAGVDRVEWRAEVGNHASRAVAERAGFTVEGVLRSAVTNKGVRRDCWVGSLLPSDLGLPSTAPYLPARP from the coding sequence ATGGAACACGTCACGCTCACCACGGACCGTCTCGTGCTGCGTCCGGTCGGCCCCGAGGACACCGCCGCGGTGTACGCCGCCGCGCAGGACCCCGGCATCCAGCGCTGGACGACGGTTCCCTCCCCTTACCTGCCCGAGCACGCGGCCGGCTTCACGGAGCGGACCGTCCCCGACGGCTGGGCGCAGGGGTCGATGTTCACCTTCGGCGTGTTCCTCACCAGCGGGGAGCTGGCCGGCATGCTCGGCCTGACGACGCGCTCGCCGGGCACGGCCGAGATCGGGTTCTGGGCGGCCAAGGAGCACCGCGGCCGGGGCTACGTCGTGGAGGCCACGCTCACCGCCTGCCGCTGGGCCTTCACCGAGGCCGGTGTGGACCGGGTCGAGTGGCGGGCCGAGGTCGGCAACCACGCCTCCCGCGCGGTGGCCGAACGCGCGGGCTTCACCGTCGAGGGCGTGCTGCGCTCCGCCGTCACCAACAAGGGGGTGCGCCGGGACTGCTGGGTCGGCTCGCTGCTCCCCTCGGACCTGGGTCTGCCGTCCACCGCCCCGTACCTGCCCGCGCGTCCCTGA
- a CDS encoding LpqB family beta-propeller domain-containing protein, which yields MVADRVGGARRRPGRAVACAALGAVLLAGCASMPDSGDLRDVESTPRQDTAVRVFAMPPADGAGPGEIMQGFLEALTSDDPEYDTARKYLSADAASRWRPELSTTVLANGPSIETDCSPGGREETNSVTCVLTGTRVATVDAQHAYQPAGGSYRKTLHLTKNPKSGQWRIDGLPDGVVMGKSDFQRNYTSVDKYYFASDTAVGAGGQPVAVADPVFVRGKVDPMTQMVRALLKGPTTWLGPVVRSSFPTGTALREGVSGLTPDDQNRLTVPLNLKASQVATGKCTEMATQLLFTLRNLAPTLESVELRGAGDERLCELTEERAEATAWHGSSKHPEYVYFIDGRHRVVRMPTASTGTGSVAVPGPLGEGGRDLRSVAVSRDEHTAAGVADGGASLYVASLASGGSLGEPLVTSDGPTPDERLTTPSWDAHGDLWVADGDPRRPRLYVLEEGEKEAVPVAVPDLPGRITDARVAADGARIALLVAKDGKQSLFIGRIQHDDGTGQGISVDGLRSATPDLEQVSAISWAGDSRLLVVGQEQGGVQQMRYVQADGSTLDGPAPGALTSVKAIAAAEDERVPLVAYSEDGIVRLPSGAQWQKVDKDGSAPVYPG from the coding sequence GTGGTCGCTGACCGCGTGGGGGGCGCACGGCGGCGGCCGGGGCGCGCGGTGGCGTGCGCCGCCCTGGGTGCCGTACTGCTGGCGGGGTGCGCCTCGATGCCCGACAGCGGGGACCTGCGGGATGTGGAGTCCACGCCGCGGCAGGACACCGCGGTACGGGTGTTCGCCATGCCGCCGGCCGACGGGGCCGGTCCGGGCGAGATCATGCAGGGCTTCCTGGAGGCGCTGACCAGCGACGACCCGGAGTACGACACGGCGCGCAAGTATCTGTCGGCCGATGCGGCGAGCCGCTGGCGGCCGGAGCTGTCGACCACCGTCCTGGCGAACGGGCCGAGCATCGAGACCGACTGCAGCCCGGGCGGACGGGAGGAGACCAACAGCGTCACCTGTGTGCTGACCGGCACCCGGGTCGCCACGGTCGACGCGCAGCATGCCTACCAGCCGGCCGGCGGCTCCTACCGCAAGACGCTGCACCTGACGAAGAACCCCAAGAGCGGACAGTGGCGCATCGACGGGCTGCCGGACGGCGTCGTCATGGGCAAGTCGGACTTCCAGCGCAACTACACGTCCGTCGACAAGTACTACTTCGCCTCCGACACGGCGGTCGGGGCGGGCGGGCAGCCGGTGGCGGTCGCCGATCCGGTGTTCGTGCGCGGCAAGGTGGACCCGATGACGCAGATGGTCCGGGCGCTGCTGAAGGGGCCCACCACCTGGCTCGGGCCGGTGGTCAGGTCGAGCTTCCCGACCGGTACGGCGCTGCGCGAGGGCGTGTCCGGGCTGACGCCGGACGACCAGAACCGGCTGACCGTGCCGCTGAACCTCAAGGCGTCCCAGGTCGCTACGGGCAAGTGCACCGAGATGGCGACGCAGTTGCTGTTCACCCTGCGGAACCTGGCGCCGACGCTGGAATCCGTCGAGCTGCGCGGGGCCGGTGACGAGCGGCTGTGCGAACTGACCGAGGAGCGGGCCGAGGCCACCGCCTGGCACGGGTCGTCCAAGCACCCGGAGTACGTGTACTTCATCGACGGCAGGCACCGGGTGGTGCGGATGCCGACCGCGAGCACCGGCACGGGCTCCGTCGCGGTGCCGGGTCCGCTCGGCGAGGGCGGCAGGGACCTGCGGTCGGTGGCCGTGTCGCGGGACGAGCACACCGCGGCCGGGGTCGCCGACGGGGGCGCTTCGCTGTACGTGGCCTCGCTGGCGTCGGGCGGTTCGCTCGGTGAGCCGCTGGTGACCAGCGACGGGCCCACTCCCGACGAGCGTCTGACCACGCCGAGCTGGGACGCCCACGGCGACCTGTGGGTGGCCGACGGTGATCCCCGCCGGCCCCGCCTGTACGTCCTGGAGGAGGGGGAGAAGGAAGCGGTGCCCGTCGCCGTGCCCGATCTTCCGGGCCGGATCACGGACGCGCGGGTGGCCGCCGACGGGGCACGGATCGCGCTGCTCGTGGCCAAGGACGGCAAGCAGTCCCTGTTCATCGGCCGGATCCAGCACGACGACGGCACCGGGCAGGGCATCTCGGTGGACGGGCTGCGCTCGGCGACACCGGACCTGGAGCAGGTCAGCGCCATCTCCTGGGCCGGGGACAGCAGACTGCTCGTCGTCGGCCAGGAACAGGGGGGCGTGCAGCAGATGCGGTACGTCCAGGCCGACGGGTCCACGCTGGACGGCCCCGCCCCGGGTGCCCTCACCAGCGTCAAGGCGATCGCCGCGGCCGAGGACGAGCGGGTGCCGCTGGTGGCCTACTCGGAGGACGGGATCGTCCGGCTGCCGTCCGGGGCGCAGTGGCAGAAGGTCGACAAGGACGGTTCGGCGCCGGTCTATCCGGGCTGA
- a CDS encoding winged helix-turn-helix domain-containing protein codes for MTTLPRPTTSLTADDARRIVLRAQGLLGAPDRRAGVRGVLRHLGAVQLDTISVLARSHELVPYARLGAVGRRTVEAAYWTDTHAFEYWSHAACLLPIEEWPHFAFRRRAFRDRPHWHHELPDGVYDQVIKQLRTEGPLTATELGGAKKTNDWWDWSGTKVAVERALMYGEVVCVERRGWKRVYDLAERAVPAALLHDELDDAECLRRLVRLAGEALGVGTRADIADYHRLRGEQVDAVIADSGLVPVEVEGWSKPAWADPAALATPPRGRHRTTLLSPFDSLIWERARTERIFGFTHRLEAYVPKPKRVHGYFAMPVLAGGRLVGRVDPARQGRTLVAKQVTLDGPKAVPAVARALAEAASWVDCTDVRVERADPPELREPLTRELAALLG; via the coding sequence ATGACGACCCTTCCGCGTCCCACCACCTCGCTCACCGCGGACGACGCCCGCCGGATAGTCCTGCGGGCCCAGGGCCTGCTCGGCGCGCCCGACCGGCGCGCCGGGGTCCGCGGGGTGCTGCGCCACCTCGGCGCGGTCCAGCTCGACACCATCTCGGTCCTGGCCCGTTCCCACGAGCTCGTGCCGTACGCCCGGCTGGGCGCGGTCGGCCGGCGGACGGTGGAGGCCGCGTACTGGACGGACACCCACGCGTTCGAGTACTGGTCGCACGCGGCCTGCCTGCTGCCCATCGAGGAGTGGCCCCACTTCGCCTTCCGCCGCCGCGCCTTCCGCGACCGCCCGCACTGGCACCACGAACTCCCCGACGGCGTCTACGACCAGGTGATCAAGCAGCTGCGCACGGAGGGCCCGCTGACCGCCACGGAACTGGGCGGCGCGAAGAAGACGAACGACTGGTGGGACTGGTCGGGCACGAAGGTCGCCGTGGAGCGGGCGCTGATGTACGGCGAGGTGGTCTGCGTGGAACGGCGCGGCTGGAAGCGGGTGTACGACCTCGCCGAGCGCGCGGTCCCGGCCGCGCTGCTGCACGACGAGCTGGACGACGCCGAGTGCCTGCGGCGTCTGGTGCGGCTGGCGGGCGAGGCGCTCGGTGTGGGCACGCGCGCGGACATCGCCGACTACCACCGGCTCAGGGGCGAGCAGGTCGACGCGGTGATCGCGGACTCGGGTCTGGTGCCGGTGGAGGTGGAGGGCTGGTCCAAGCCGGCGTGGGCCGACCCGGCGGCCCTGGCGACACCGCCGCGCGGCCGGCACCGCACCACGCTGCTGTCCCCCTTCGACTCCCTGATCTGGGAGCGGGCGCGCACGGAGCGGATCTTCGGCTTCACCCACCGGCTGGAGGCGTACGTCCCCAAGCCCAAGCGGGTGCACGGGTACTTCGCGATGCCGGTGCTCGCCGGCGGCCGGCTGGTCGGGCGGGTGGACCCGGCGCGCCAGGGCCGCACGCTGGTGGCCAAGCAGGTCACCCTGGACGGCCCGAAGGCGGTCCCTGCGGTGGCCCGGGCCCTGGCCGAGGCCGCGTCCTGGGTGGACTGCACCGACGTCCGCGTCGAGCGCGCGGACCCGCCGGAGCTGCGCGAGCCCCTCACCAGGGAACTCGCGGCGCTCCTCGGCTAG
- the hpf gene encoding ribosome hibernation-promoting factor, HPF/YfiA family produces MDIVVKGRKTEVPERFRKHVAEKLKLEKIQRLDAKVISLDVEVSKEPNPRQADRCDRVEITLRSRGPVIRAEAAASDPYAALDLAAEKLDARLRKQHDKRFSRRGARRISAAEVPDHVPGAATLNGNGLAASEEESDGVPTKKIGSLEVKGEGPLVVREKTHVAAPMTLDQALYEMELVGHDFYLFVDSETKEPSVVYRRHAYDYGVIHLSTDPMVAEAQTPTAGGTLGG; encoded by the coding sequence GTGGACATCGTCGTCAAGGGCCGCAAGACCGAGGTGCCCGAGCGGTTCCGCAAGCACGTGGCCGAGAAGCTGAAGCTGGAGAAGATCCAGAGGCTCGATGCCAAGGTGATCAGCCTCGACGTCGAGGTGTCCAAGGAGCCCAACCCCCGGCAGGCCGACCGCTGTGACCGAGTGGAGATCACGCTCCGCTCCCGCGGTCCGGTGATCCGGGCGGAGGCGGCGGCCAGCGATCCCTACGCCGCACTCGACCTGGCGGCGGAGAAGCTGGACGCGCGGCTGCGCAAGCAGCACGACAAGCGGTTCTCACGCCGGGGCGCGCGCCGCATCTCGGCGGCCGAGGTCCCCGACCACGTACCCGGCGCGGCGACACTGAACGGCAACGGCCTGGCCGCCTCGGAGGAGGAGTCGGACGGGGTGCCGACCAAGAAGATCGGCTCTCTCGAGGTCAAGGGCGAAGGCCCCCTCGTCGTCCGCGAGAAGACCCACGTCGCCGCACCGATGACGCTTGACCAGGCCCTCTACGAGATGGAGCTGGTCGGCCACGACTTCTACTTGTTCGTCGACTCCGAGACGAAGGAACCGAGCGTCGTCTACCGGCGGCACGCCTACGACTACGGCGTGATCCATCTCAGCACGGACCCGATGGTCGCCGAGGCGCAGACCCCTACGGCCGGGGGCACGCTGGGCGGCTGA
- a CDS encoding Rv3235 family protein, with protein MNKVMSRTVQPRPRHRPPTRRDTRRPGGAPPRAATRPAAGRAQSPRTAPGTAARQPRPTDLFADRLLAVLSGQRPVHWMLRHTAGRAYDDLARLAERGPLRSRGIRPVVQDIGYYVAGEGALEVFARVATGDRLRAMAFRLERGEDLRWRCTAVETGPV; from the coding sequence ATGAACAAGGTCATGAGCCGAACCGTCCAGCCCCGCCCGCGGCACCGCCCGCCGACCCGCCGCGACACCCGCCGCCCCGGCGGAGCGCCACCCCGCGCGGCCACCCGCCCGGCGGCCGGCCGCGCCCAGAGCCCGCGCACGGCCCCCGGGACGGCCGCACGGCAGCCCCGGCCCACCGACCTCTTCGCGGACCGCCTGCTCGCCGTCCTGAGCGGCCAGCGGCCCGTCCACTGGATGCTCCGCCACACGGCCGGCCGCGCCTACGACGACCTCGCCCGCCTCGCCGAACGCGGCCCCCTGCGCTCCCGCGGCATCCGCCCGGTCGTCCAGGACATCGGCTACTACGTCGCCGGCGAGGGCGCGCTGGAGGTCTTCGCCCGGGTCGCCACCGGCGACCGCCTGCGTGCCATGGCCTTCCGCCTGGAACGCGGCGAAGACCTCCGCTGGCGCTGCACAGCGGTGGAAACGGGGCCCGTGTGA
- a CDS encoding HAD family hydrolase, which translates to MGTHKRAHIVWDWNGTLFHDNDAVIGATNAAFAELGLAPITLEQYRSLYCVPVPKFYERLLGRLPSDAEWELMDGAFHRHYTEHRVRCGLTEGAEELLAGWRSDGHSQSLLSMYGHEELVPVVRGFGIEPHFVRIDGRTGPSGGSKAEHMVRHLRALAGVAEPERTVVIGDAADDAVAARHVGARAVLYSGGSHSRASLEGAGVPVVDSLAEAVAEARRTAA; encoded by the coding sequence ATGGGGACGCACAAGCGCGCGCACATCGTCTGGGACTGGAACGGGACGCTCTTCCACGACAATGACGCGGTCATCGGGGCGACGAACGCCGCCTTCGCCGAACTGGGACTCGCGCCGATCACACTGGAGCAGTACCGCTCGCTGTACTGCGTACCGGTGCCCAAGTTCTACGAGCGGCTGCTCGGCCGGCTGCCGAGCGACGCCGAGTGGGAGCTGATGGACGGGGCCTTCCACCGGCACTACACCGAGCACCGGGTGCGGTGCGGGCTGACCGAGGGGGCCGAGGAACTGCTCGCCGGGTGGCGGTCGGACGGACACAGCCAGTCGCTGCTGAGCATGTACGGGCACGAGGAACTGGTGCCGGTGGTGCGGGGCTTCGGCATCGAGCCGCACTTCGTACGGATCGACGGGCGCACCGGCCCGTCCGGCGGCAGCAAGGCCGAGCACATGGTGCGGCACCTGCGGGCGCTGGCGGGGGTGGCCGAGCCGGAGCGGACCGTGGTGATCGGGGACGCGGCGGACGACGCGGTCGCGGCACGGCACGTGGGGGCCCGGGCCGTGCTGTACAGCGGGGGGTCGCACAGCCGGGCGAGTCTGGAGGGGGCCGGGGTGCCGGTGGTGGATTCCCTGGCCGAGGCGGTCGCGGAGGCGCGGAGAACAGCGGCGTGA
- a CDS encoding DUF6912 family protein yields MRVYVPLTLPALAEAHRTGELGSGPFVAYAVTPALREWYLSEDIEELEYAALGRAALASLRLLAADPDAVRRRVVVAVDVPDGAASVDPDRGLEPSALGQVTVAVSVPLAKAAAVHVDAEDAEPDVAAAARALPAADGGDDDARFVVDGADDHELLWYATQEIPNLVAQG; encoded by the coding sequence ATGCGCGTCTACGTCCCCCTGACCCTCCCCGCTCTCGCCGAGGCGCACAGGACGGGCGAGCTGGGGAGCGGCCCCTTCGTCGCGTACGCCGTCACGCCCGCCCTGCGCGAGTGGTACCTCTCCGAGGACATCGAGGAGCTGGAGTACGCGGCGCTCGGCCGGGCCGCGCTGGCCTCGCTGCGGCTGCTGGCGGCGGACCCGGACGCGGTACGGCGCCGGGTGGTGGTCGCGGTGGACGTGCCCGACGGCGCGGCGAGCGTCGACCCGGACCGCGGGCTCGAACCCTCCGCCCTCGGCCAGGTGACCGTCGCGGTGTCGGTGCCGCTGGCGAAGGCGGCCGCCGTGCACGTCGACGCCGAGGACGCGGAACCGGACGTGGCCGCGGCGGCGCGGGCGCTCCCGGCCGCGGACGGCGGGGACGACGACGCCCGGTTCGTGGTGGACGGGGCGGACGACCACGAACTGCTGTGGTACGCCACGCAGGAGATCCCCAACCTCGTCGCACAGGGCTGA